The following coding sequences are from one Coleofasciculus sp. FACHB-1120 window:
- the hpsU gene encoding hormogonium polysaccharide biosynthesis acetyltransferase HpsU, with translation MESPESLIDLRRYDQSWFDRGRPGWFVLLWWLVQAIAFPITPHPFSGIRCWLLRLFGAKLGTGLVIRPTARFTYPWKIEIGDYSWIGDDVVLYSLDRIHIGQHCVISQKSYLCTGSHDIQDPAFKLTTARIAIGNGVWIATDCFIAPGVEIGANSVIGARSSVFGNIPPQQVCWGSPCRPHYSREIKN, from the coding sequence TTGGAATCTCCCGAATCTCTGATTGATTTACGCCGTTACGACCAATCCTGGTTTGATAGAGGACGACCGGGTTGGTTTGTTTTGCTGTGGTGGTTGGTACAAGCGATCGCGTTCCCCATAACTCCTCATCCCTTTAGTGGCATCCGCTGCTGGCTTTTGCGCCTGTTTGGGGCAAAACTCGGCACCGGCTTAGTCATCCGCCCAACTGCCCGCTTTACTTATCCTTGGAAAATCGAAATCGGAGATTACAGCTGGATTGGGGATGATGTCGTTTTATACAGCCTTGACCGCATCCACATCGGTCAGCACTGCGTCATTTCCCAAAAAAGCTACCTCTGTACCGGCAGTCATGACATTCAAGATCCAGCTTTCAAACTGACGACAGCCAGGATCGCGATTGGCAACGGCGTCTGGATTGCCACAGATTGCTTTATTGCGCCTGGGGTTGAAATCGGAGCAAATTCCGTGATTGGGGCACGTAGCAGCGTTTTCGGCAACATTCCACCCCAGCAGGTTTGCTGGGGCAGCCCCTGCCGTCCCCACTACTCTAGAGAAATTAAAAATTAG
- a CDS encoding proton extrusion protein PcxA: protein MTQLQSYLGTANQWFSDTPDRALERAYKAALMIKALEDEHFDGKKISPDCQKYRENAMSYFEAKLKNYLKTAKFGLAEFQASASIVTRSNPDVTRKTRTTGAANFRREDFDSQDKQSITLEKLKFIDDVLSKYKPEKNRSSSALVPVPKSKPLEMNLRNVDRVEANNLVNQPTLFPTDNRVAEEAETMTDTTSFVPRSILSTLDRLKRNFDPNSEEEVVQSFRTSQTKTIISIRFILVLILVPLLTQQVSKNFFVGPLVDRFREPNKTEIFLNVDLEEEAFQELQRFEESLKFKSLIGVAPQLSREGIEEEVKQKALKIGEEYSHRSANAIKNVFADLIAAGSLYLLLLNSQKEIAIFKAFIDDVVYGLSDSAKAFIIILFTDIFVGFHSPHGWEVILEGTARHLGLPENRDFNFLFISTFPVILDTIFKYWIFRYLNRISPSAVATYRNMNE from the coding sequence TTGACACAGCTCCAATCCTACTTAGGGACTGCCAACCAGTGGTTCTCAGACACCCCAGACAGAGCCTTGGAGCGGGCATATAAGGCAGCCTTAATGATTAAGGCTTTGGAAGATGAACATTTTGACGGTAAAAAAATCTCCCCCGATTGTCAAAAATACCGTGAAAATGCCATGTCTTATTTTGAGGCCAAACTTAAAAATTACTTAAAAACTGCTAAATTTGGGCTGGCAGAGTTTCAGGCAAGCGCTTCAATTGTGACTCGTTCTAATCCAGATGTAACAAGAAAAACAAGGACGACCGGAGCGGCAAATTTTAGAAGAGAAGATTTTGACTCTCAAGATAAACAATCCATAACTTTAGAAAAACTTAAATTTATTGATGATGTTTTATCTAAATACAAGCCTGAAAAAAATCGTTCCTCATCAGCCTTAGTCCCTGTTCCCAAATCTAAACCTTTAGAAATGAACTTGAGAAATGTTGACCGGGTTGAGGCTAACAATCTAGTCAATCAGCCAACTTTGTTTCCCACAGACAACCGAGTGGCTGAGGAGGCAGAAACAATGACTGATACAACCAGTTTTGTTCCTCGCTCCATCTTAAGTACGCTAGATCGACTCAAGAGAAACTTTGACCCCAACTCAGAAGAAGAAGTTGTTCAAAGTTTTCGCACTTCCCAAACGAAAACGATTATTTCTATTCGGTTTATTTTAGTTTTAATTTTAGTTCCTCTATTAACTCAACAAGTTAGTAAAAATTTCTTTGTTGGTCCTCTCGTCGATCGCTTCCGGGAGCCAAACAAAACTGAAATTTTCTTAAATGTCGATCTAGAAGAAGAGGCATTTCAAGAATTACAAAGATTTGAAGAATCGCTAAAATTTAAAAGCTTAATCGGTGTAGCTCCTCAACTCTCTAGAGAGGGGATAGAAGAAGAAGTCAAACAGAAGGCATTAAAAATTGGAGAGGAATACAGTCACAGAAGTGCAAATGCTATCAAAAATGTTTTTGCCGATCTAATTGCGGCGGGATCTCTTTACTTGTTACTTCTTAATAGCCAAAAAGAAATTGCTATTTTCAAAGCTTTTATCGATGACGTAGTTTATGGTCTCAGTGACAGTGCTAAAGCTTTTATTATTATCTTATTCACTGACATCTTTGTAGGATTTCACTCTCCTCACGGCTGGGAAGTGATTCTGGAAGGAACGGCAAGGCATTTAGGCTTACCAGAAAACAGAGATTTTAACTTTCTATTTATTTCCACCTTTCCTGTCATTTTGGATACGATATTTAAGTATTGGATTTTCCGCTACTTAAATCGAATCTCTCCGTCAGCCGTTGCTACTTACCGGAATATGAATGAATAA
- a CDS encoding recombinase family protein, which produces MLTQSQTIWIDGPTRSGKTTRLVNLFCQWVERGSQPRGSRRKAGRREQAPTILVFAANDDNRSELADRLARATQGRYPIQSKTPLGFFQDEVILFWPLLIQRLNLRAQFPVRLRPETEQELATRLWRPELDNGNLQFLGVSESRSVRRILDLLQLCAIAGRPLEEIPSLLEQGFADQQGFARDDDPVVERPDWEKIGTVLIDWRQWCLDRGLLTYGIICELYWRYLLPDEAYQQHLIRRYQGVLADNVDDYPAIACDLFNFLLDQGAAGAFTYNPDGAVRLGLNADPNYLASLEWRCQVETLSQEPSSVAALYGKPVVEAVSDPMFLLTLPESVQLIQTPSRAQLLRETALAIAEAIHSGQVQPQDVAVIAPGLDAIARYTLIEILSSQDIPVQTLSEQRPLNASPTIRALLTLLALVYPGLGRLVDRDAVAEMLVVLSQESGVRSPEPGGSTHSSPIVHPSSFKIDPVRAGLLADYCYSPDPEQPRLLPVTYFPRWDRLGHSACAAYEEILQWLEVQRDQLEQRLIPNCVALLDRAIQQFLWKGSNLPYDQLAALRELMETAQHYWEVDGRLRQSDRIETPDYTTIDRFICLLRRGTVTANPYPVRPLGLDRHAVTLATIFQYRAARRFHRWQFWLDAGSHLWSKGGAATLYGAPLFLKDWSGEALTEEDTQEADEQRLRRILLDLLGRAGERIYLCHSELATNGQEQTGPLLSLVNASIPLNPDYAFS; this is translated from the coding sequence ATGTTAACGCAATCGCAGACCATCTGGATCGACGGGCCTACTCGCAGTGGAAAGACGACTCGCCTTGTCAATCTGTTTTGCCAGTGGGTTGAACGGGGATCTCAACCGAGAGGTTCGCGCCGGAAGGCGGGAAGGCGGGAGCAGGCACCGACAATCTTAGTCTTTGCTGCTAATGATGATAATCGGAGCGAATTGGCTGACCGCTTGGCTAGGGCGACACAGGGACGGTATCCCATTCAATCTAAAACACCTCTGGGTTTCTTTCAGGATGAGGTGATCTTATTTTGGCCTTTATTAATTCAGCGGTTGAATCTTAGGGCACAATTTCCAGTGAGACTGCGCCCGGAAACTGAGCAGGAGTTAGCCACCCGGTTGTGGCGTCCGGAGTTGGATAATGGGAACCTCCAGTTTTTGGGGGTGAGTGAGTCTCGTTCAGTGCGTCGCATTCTGGACTTGTTGCAGCTATGCGCGATCGCAGGACGACCCCTTGAGGAAATTCCCAGTCTTTTGGAACAAGGTTTCGCAGATCAACAAGGGTTTGCGAGGGACGACGATCCGGTGGTGGAACGCCCCGACTGGGAGAAAATCGGAACTGTGCTGATTGATTGGCGACAATGGTGTTTAGACCGGGGATTGCTGACCTATGGGATTATTTGCGAACTTTATTGGCGTTATTTGCTGCCAGATGAAGCTTATCAGCAGCACTTGATTCGCCGCTATCAGGGAGTACTGGCGGATAATGTGGATGATTATCCAGCGATCGCCTGCGATCTATTCAACTTCCTTTTAGATCAAGGAGCTGCCGGAGCCTTTACCTATAATCCGGATGGGGCAGTGCGACTCGGTTTGAACGCCGATCCAAATTATCTTGCCAGTCTGGAGTGGCGCTGTCAGGTAGAAACTTTGAGCCAAGAACCGAGCAGTGTGGCAGCACTTTACGGAAAGCCGGTGGTGGAAGCGGTGAGCGACCCGATGTTTCTGTTGACCTTACCGGAGTCGGTACAGTTGATTCAAACCCCGTCCCGCGCTCAGTTGTTACGAGAAACCGCTTTAGCGATCGCAGAGGCGATACACAGCGGACAGGTGCAGCCTCAGGACGTGGCAGTGATTGCCCCTGGTTTGGATGCGATCGCTCGCTATACCTTAATCGAAATCCTCAGCAGCCAAGATATCCCCGTCCAAACTTTGAGCGAGCAGCGTCCCCTGAATGCTTCCCCTACAATCCGGGCGCTACTGACGCTGCTGGCGCTCGTTTATCCAGGGTTGGGGCGACTGGTAGACCGGGATGCCGTGGCGGAAATGCTGGTGGTACTGAGTCAGGAGTCAGGAGTCCGGAGTCCGGAGCCAGGAGGTAGCACCCATTCATCCCCGATCGTTCATCCTTCATCCTTCAAGATTGACCCAGTCAGGGCGGGTTTGTTAGCCGATTATTGCTATTCCCCCGATCCAGAACAACCCCGGTTGCTGCCGGTGACATATTTCCCCCGCTGGGATCGGCTGGGACACTCAGCCTGTGCTGCTTATGAAGAGATTTTGCAGTGGCTAGAAGTGCAACGAGATCAGCTGGAACAGCGTCTAATTCCCAACTGCGTCGCCCTGCTTGATCGGGCAATTCAGCAGTTTTTGTGGAAAGGCAGCAATCTCCCTTACGACCAGCTAGCTGCCTTACGCGAACTGATGGAAACCGCCCAACACTACTGGGAAGTCGATGGACGCTTGCGGCAGAGCGATCGCATTGAAACCCCAGATTACACCACTATCGATCGGTTTATCTGCTTGTTGCGTCGCGGTACTGTCACTGCTAACCCCTACCCCGTGCGCCCCCTCGGTCTTGACCGTCACGCTGTGACTTTGGCAACTATCTTCCAATATCGGGCGGCTCGTCGCTTCCACCGATGGCAATTTTGGCTCGATGCCGGTTCGCACCTTTGGTCAAAAGGCGGTGCTGCCACTCTCTACGGTGCCCCTTTGTTTCTCAAGGATTGGTCGGGAGAGGCGCTAACCGAAGAAGATACCCAAGAAGCAGACGAGCAAAGACTGCGGCGGATTTTGCTCGATTTACTAGGGCGAGCGGGGGAGCGAATTTATCTGTGCCATAGCGAATTGGCGACGAATGGACAGGAGCAAACTGGCCCGTTATTGTCCTTAGTCAATGCCTCAATTCCTTTGAACCCTGATTATGCATTCAGCTAA